A stretch of Pelecanus crispus isolate bPelCri1 chromosome 3, bPelCri1.pri, whole genome shotgun sequence DNA encodes these proteins:
- the PARP1 gene encoding poly [ADP-ribose] polymerase 1 isoform X2 — protein sequence MAEPAEKLYRAEYAKSGRASCKKCGESIAKDSLRLALMVQSPMFDGKVPHWHHYSCFWKRARIVSHTDIDGFPELRWEDQEKIKKAIETGGPGGGGEQEGGGKAEKSLNDFAAEYAKSNRSTCKGCEQKIEKGQIRISKKMVHPEKPQLGMIDNWYHPDCFVSRRAELGFLPTYGAAQLLGFSILKAEDKETLKKQLPATKSEGKRKGEEVDGNVTVKKKQKKEKEKESKQEKQLKEQTELIWSIKDELRKVCSTNDLKELLIANKQEVPAGENAILDRVADGMAFGALLPCEECKGQFVFKSDAYYCSGDITAWTKCVAKTQTPNRKDWVIPKEFREIPYLKKFKCKKQDRVFPPDAATANSVPPPSASAPLTETVSAPRDKPLTNMKILALGKLSKNKEEVKSIVEELGGKMTTTANKATLCISTQKDVEKMSKKMEEVKEAKVRVVSEEFLQDVKSSSKDFQELVSLHALSPWGAEVKMEHEEMAVDGKCSKPASMKSAGKVKEEQGPSKSEKKMKLTVKGGAAVDPDSGLEDSAHVFEKGGKIFSATLGLVDIVKGTNSYYKLQLLEDDRENRYWVFRSWGRVGTVIGSNKLEQMPSKEDAVEHFLNLYEEKTGNCWHSKNFTKYPKKFYPLEIDYGQDEEAVRKLTVGAGTKSKLPKPIQDLIKMIFDVESMKKAMVEFEIDLQKMPLGKLSKRQIQSAYSILNEVQQAVSDSGSESQILDLSNRFYTLIPHDFGMKKPPLLNNLEYIQAKVQMLDNLLDIEVAYSLLRGGNEDGDKDPIDINYEKLRTDIKVVDKDSEEAKIIKQYVKNTHAATHNAYDLKVVDIFRIEREGESQRYKPFKQLHNRQLLWHGSRTTNFAGILSQGLRIAPPEAPVTGYMFGKGIYFADMVSKSANYCHTSQADPIGLILLGEVALGNMYELKNASHITKLPKGKHSVKGLGKTAPDPTATTTLGGVEVPLGNGISTGINDTCLLYNEYIVYDVAQVNLKYLLKLKFNYKTSLW from the exons TCACCCATGTTTGATGGCAAAGTCCCTCACTGGCACCACTACAGCTGCTTCTGGAAGCGGGCTCGAATTGTGTCACACACAGATATTGATGGCTTCCCTGAGCTCCGGTGGGAAGATCAGGAGAAAATCAAGAAAGCCATTGAAACTGGAGGCCCTGGAGGAG GAGGGGAACAGGAAGGAGGTGGCAAGGCTGAGAAGAGCCTAAATGACTTCGCTGCAGAATATGCCAAGTCTAACAGAAGTACTTGCAAAGGCTgtgaacagaaaatagaaaag GGCCAGATCCGGATTTCCAAGAAGATGGTGCATCCTGAAAAGCCACAGCTGGGAATGATAGATAACTGGTACCACCCGGATTGCTTCGTGAGCCGTCGAGCAGAGCTGGGCTTCCTCCCGACGTACGGGGCCGCCCAGCTCCTGGGCTTCAGCATCTTGAAAGCTGAAGATAAAGAAACTCTGAAGAAGCAGCTCCCGGCTACCAAGAGTGAAGG gaagagaaaaggagaagaggtaGATGGAAATGTgactgtgaaaaagaaacagaaaaaagaaaaagagaaagaatcaaagcaggaaaaacagctgaag GAGCAGACAGAGCTGATCTGGAGCATCAAGGATGAGCTGAGGAAGGTCTGCTCCACTAATGACCTGAAAGAGCTGCTGATCGCCAACAAGCAGGAAGTGCCTGCAGGGGAGAATGCC ATTTTGGACCGAGTAGCAGATGGCATGGCATTTGGAGCTCTGCTTCCCTGCGAGGAGTGTAAGGGGCAGTTTGTATTCAAAAGTGACGCATATTACTGTTCAGGGGATATTACTGCCTGGACTAAGTGTGTTGCTAAAAcacagactcccaacaggaaAGACTGGGTAATCCCAAAG GAGTTTCGGGAAATCCCTTACCTGAAGAAATTTAAGTGTAAGAAGCAGGATAGGGTATTCCCTCCAGATGCTGCGACTGCGAACTCTGTGCCTCCTCCCTCTGCATCTGCTCCTTTGACAGAGACCGTGTCTGCACCCAGAG ACAAACCGCTGACCAATATGAAGATCCTGGCTCTTGGAAAGCTGTCAAAGAACAAGGAGGAAGTGAAGAGCATtgtggaggagctgggaggaaaGATGACAACAACAGCTAATAAGGCCACCCTGTGCATCAGCACACAGA AGGATGTGGAGAAAATGAGCAAGAAGATGGAAGAAGTGAAGGAGGCCAAAGTCCGTGTGGTCTCAGAAGAGTTTCTTCAGGATGTGAAATCCTCCAGCAAGGACTTTCAGGAGCTTGTGTCTCTCCATGCGCTTTCGCCTTGGGGTGCGGAGGTGAAAATGGAGCACGAGGAAATGGCTGTAGATGGGAAGTGCAGCAAGCCTGCAAGTATGAAGAGTGCTGGGAAGGTCAAAGAAGAACAAG GACCTAGCaagtctgaaaagaaaatgaagctaaCGGTTAAAGGTGGAGCAGCAGTAGATCCTGATTCTG GTTTGGAGGATTCTGCTCATGTCTTTGAAAAAGGTGGAAAGATTTTCAGTGCAACCCTGGGCCTAGTAGATATTGTGAAAGGAACAAATTCTTATTATAAACTGCAGCTGCTAGAGGATGACAGAGAGAACAG ATACTGGGTGTTCAGATCTTGGGGTCGCGTGGGCACTGTAATTGGGAGTAACAAGCTGGAGCAGATGCCCTCAAAAGAAGATGCCGTTGAACACTTCCTGAATTTGTATGAAGAGAAAACTGGCAATTGTTGGCATTCAAAGAACTTCACTAAATATCCCAAAAAATTCTACCCGCTGGAAATAGATTATGGGCAG GATGAAGAAGCTGTCAGGAAACTGACAGTGGGTGCCGGGACTAAGTCAAAACTTCCTAAGCCAATCCAAGACCTTATTAAGATGATCTTTGATGTGGAGAGCATGAAGAAAGCAATGGTGGAATTTGAG ATTGACCTGCAGAAGATGCCATTGGGAAAACTGAGCAAGCGACAGATCCAGAGCGCATACTCCATCCTTAACGAGGTTCAGCAG GCAGTTTCTGACAGTGGTTCAGAATCCCAGATCTTGGACCTCTCCAACCGCTTCTATACTCTGATTCCTCATGACTTTGGGATGAAGAAACCACCTCTACTAAACAACTTGGAATACATTCAG GCTAAAGTGCAGATGTTGGACAACTTGCTTGATATTGAGGTTGCTTACAGCCTTCTCAGAGGTGGAAATGAAGATGGAGATAAAGACCCAATTGACATCAACTATGAAAAACTTCGAACTGATATTAAG GTTGTTGACAAAGATTCAGAAGAAGCCAAGATTATTAAACAATATGTGAAAAATACTCATGCTGCTACTCACAACGCATATGATCTCAAAGTCGTGGAT ATCTTCAGGATTGAGCGTGAAGGAGAGAGTCAGCGTTACAAGCCATTTAAGCAGCTTCATAATCGCCAGTTGCTGTGGCATGGTTCCCGTACCACCAACTTCGCTGGTATCCTCTCACAGGGTCTTCGGATAGCTCCCCCTGAAGCTCCTGTG ACTGGCTACATGTTTGGGAAGGGCATCTATTTTGCAGACATGGTATCCAAGAGTGCCAACTACTGTCACACATCTCAGGCTGATCCCATAGGCTTAATACTACTGGGAGAAGTTGCCCTTGGAAATAT GTATGAGTTAAAGAATGCTTCTCACATAACAAAATTGCCCAAGGGAAAACACAGTGTGAAAG gCTTGGGCAAAACTGCACCTGATCCCACAGCCACTACCACCCTTGGTGGTGTAGAGGTTCCCTTAGGGAATGGGATCTCAACAGGAATTAATGATACCTGTCTTCTGTATAATGA
- the PARP1 gene encoding poly [ADP-ribose] polymerase 1 isoform X1 codes for MAEPAEKLYRAEYAKSGRASCKKCGESIAKDSLRLALMVQSPMFDGKVPHWHHYSCFWKRARIVSHTDIDGFPELRWEDQEKIKKAIETGGPGGGKGGEQEGGGKAEKSLNDFAAEYAKSNRSTCKGCEQKIEKGQIRISKKMVHPEKPQLGMIDNWYHPDCFVSRRAELGFLPTYGAAQLLGFSILKAEDKETLKKQLPATKSEGKRKGEEVDGNVTVKKKQKKEKEKESKQEKQLKEQTELIWSIKDELRKVCSTNDLKELLIANKQEVPAGENAILDRVADGMAFGALLPCEECKGQFVFKSDAYYCSGDITAWTKCVAKTQTPNRKDWVIPKEFREIPYLKKFKCKKQDRVFPPDAATANSVPPPSASAPLTETVSAPRDKPLTNMKILALGKLSKNKEEVKSIVEELGGKMTTTANKATLCISTQKDVEKMSKKMEEVKEAKVRVVSEEFLQDVKSSSKDFQELVSLHALSPWGAEVKMEHEEMAVDGKCSKPASMKSAGKVKEEQGPSKSEKKMKLTVKGGAAVDPDSGLEDSAHVFEKGGKIFSATLGLVDIVKGTNSYYKLQLLEDDRENRYWVFRSWGRVGTVIGSNKLEQMPSKEDAVEHFLNLYEEKTGNCWHSKNFTKYPKKFYPLEIDYGQDEEAVRKLTVGAGTKSKLPKPIQDLIKMIFDVESMKKAMVEFEIDLQKMPLGKLSKRQIQSAYSILNEVQQAVSDSGSESQILDLSNRFYTLIPHDFGMKKPPLLNNLEYIQAKVQMLDNLLDIEVAYSLLRGGNEDGDKDPIDINYEKLRTDIKVVDKDSEEAKIIKQYVKNTHAATHNAYDLKVVDIFRIEREGESQRYKPFKQLHNRQLLWHGSRTTNFAGILSQGLRIAPPEAPVTGYMFGKGIYFADMVSKSANYCHTSQADPIGLILLGEVALGNMYELKNASHITKLPKGKHSVKGLGKTAPDPTATTTLGGVEVPLGNGISTGINDTCLLYNEYIVYDVAQVNLKYLLKLKFNYKTSLW; via the exons TCACCCATGTTTGATGGCAAAGTCCCTCACTGGCACCACTACAGCTGCTTCTGGAAGCGGGCTCGAATTGTGTCACACACAGATATTGATGGCTTCCCTGAGCTCCGGTGGGAAGATCAGGAGAAAATCAAGAAAGCCATTGAAACTGGAGGCCCTGGAGGAG GAAAAGGAGGGGAACAGGAAGGAGGTGGCAAGGCTGAGAAGAGCCTAAATGACTTCGCTGCAGAATATGCCAAGTCTAACAGAAGTACTTGCAAAGGCTgtgaacagaaaatagaaaag GGCCAGATCCGGATTTCCAAGAAGATGGTGCATCCTGAAAAGCCACAGCTGGGAATGATAGATAACTGGTACCACCCGGATTGCTTCGTGAGCCGTCGAGCAGAGCTGGGCTTCCTCCCGACGTACGGGGCCGCCCAGCTCCTGGGCTTCAGCATCTTGAAAGCTGAAGATAAAGAAACTCTGAAGAAGCAGCTCCCGGCTACCAAGAGTGAAGG gaagagaaaaggagaagaggtaGATGGAAATGTgactgtgaaaaagaaacagaaaaaagaaaaagagaaagaatcaaagcaggaaaaacagctgaag GAGCAGACAGAGCTGATCTGGAGCATCAAGGATGAGCTGAGGAAGGTCTGCTCCACTAATGACCTGAAAGAGCTGCTGATCGCCAACAAGCAGGAAGTGCCTGCAGGGGAGAATGCC ATTTTGGACCGAGTAGCAGATGGCATGGCATTTGGAGCTCTGCTTCCCTGCGAGGAGTGTAAGGGGCAGTTTGTATTCAAAAGTGACGCATATTACTGTTCAGGGGATATTACTGCCTGGACTAAGTGTGTTGCTAAAAcacagactcccaacaggaaAGACTGGGTAATCCCAAAG GAGTTTCGGGAAATCCCTTACCTGAAGAAATTTAAGTGTAAGAAGCAGGATAGGGTATTCCCTCCAGATGCTGCGACTGCGAACTCTGTGCCTCCTCCCTCTGCATCTGCTCCTTTGACAGAGACCGTGTCTGCACCCAGAG ACAAACCGCTGACCAATATGAAGATCCTGGCTCTTGGAAAGCTGTCAAAGAACAAGGAGGAAGTGAAGAGCATtgtggaggagctgggaggaaaGATGACAACAACAGCTAATAAGGCCACCCTGTGCATCAGCACACAGA AGGATGTGGAGAAAATGAGCAAGAAGATGGAAGAAGTGAAGGAGGCCAAAGTCCGTGTGGTCTCAGAAGAGTTTCTTCAGGATGTGAAATCCTCCAGCAAGGACTTTCAGGAGCTTGTGTCTCTCCATGCGCTTTCGCCTTGGGGTGCGGAGGTGAAAATGGAGCACGAGGAAATGGCTGTAGATGGGAAGTGCAGCAAGCCTGCAAGTATGAAGAGTGCTGGGAAGGTCAAAGAAGAACAAG GACCTAGCaagtctgaaaagaaaatgaagctaaCGGTTAAAGGTGGAGCAGCAGTAGATCCTGATTCTG GTTTGGAGGATTCTGCTCATGTCTTTGAAAAAGGTGGAAAGATTTTCAGTGCAACCCTGGGCCTAGTAGATATTGTGAAAGGAACAAATTCTTATTATAAACTGCAGCTGCTAGAGGATGACAGAGAGAACAG ATACTGGGTGTTCAGATCTTGGGGTCGCGTGGGCACTGTAATTGGGAGTAACAAGCTGGAGCAGATGCCCTCAAAAGAAGATGCCGTTGAACACTTCCTGAATTTGTATGAAGAGAAAACTGGCAATTGTTGGCATTCAAAGAACTTCACTAAATATCCCAAAAAATTCTACCCGCTGGAAATAGATTATGGGCAG GATGAAGAAGCTGTCAGGAAACTGACAGTGGGTGCCGGGACTAAGTCAAAACTTCCTAAGCCAATCCAAGACCTTATTAAGATGATCTTTGATGTGGAGAGCATGAAGAAAGCAATGGTGGAATTTGAG ATTGACCTGCAGAAGATGCCATTGGGAAAACTGAGCAAGCGACAGATCCAGAGCGCATACTCCATCCTTAACGAGGTTCAGCAG GCAGTTTCTGACAGTGGTTCAGAATCCCAGATCTTGGACCTCTCCAACCGCTTCTATACTCTGATTCCTCATGACTTTGGGATGAAGAAACCACCTCTACTAAACAACTTGGAATACATTCAG GCTAAAGTGCAGATGTTGGACAACTTGCTTGATATTGAGGTTGCTTACAGCCTTCTCAGAGGTGGAAATGAAGATGGAGATAAAGACCCAATTGACATCAACTATGAAAAACTTCGAACTGATATTAAG GTTGTTGACAAAGATTCAGAAGAAGCCAAGATTATTAAACAATATGTGAAAAATACTCATGCTGCTACTCACAACGCATATGATCTCAAAGTCGTGGAT ATCTTCAGGATTGAGCGTGAAGGAGAGAGTCAGCGTTACAAGCCATTTAAGCAGCTTCATAATCGCCAGTTGCTGTGGCATGGTTCCCGTACCACCAACTTCGCTGGTATCCTCTCACAGGGTCTTCGGATAGCTCCCCCTGAAGCTCCTGTG ACTGGCTACATGTTTGGGAAGGGCATCTATTTTGCAGACATGGTATCCAAGAGTGCCAACTACTGTCACACATCTCAGGCTGATCCCATAGGCTTAATACTACTGGGAGAAGTTGCCCTTGGAAATAT GTATGAGTTAAAGAATGCTTCTCACATAACAAAATTGCCCAAGGGAAAACACAGTGTGAAAG gCTTGGGCAAAACTGCACCTGATCCCACAGCCACTACCACCCTTGGTGGTGTAGAGGTTCCCTTAGGGAATGGGATCTCAACAGGAATTAATGATACCTGTCTTCTGTATAATGA